AAGGGGCGAGACAAGTGGTGGGACGAGGAGTGTGCCAAGGTTCCCGCGTACTGCCCCTGCGAGCCCATGTCATCTGAAGACCCACTTTTCATCCTCTACGTGAGTTGTGCCTCATTCATGCCAAACGTGACTCTAGCTAAACGTGGAAAAGACCTCCGGTTCTACGGGTAAACCCAAAGGTGTTGTCCACTCGACCGCTGGTTACCTCCTCGGCGCGTACCTCACGGTCAAATACGTATTTGACGTCCACTCCGATGACAAATTCGCTTGCATGGCCGATGTCGGATGGATCACTGGTCACACTTACATCGTCTACGGTCCGCTGTTGAATGGTGTCACCACGACGGTGTTCGAGTCTACTCCGATCTATCCTACCGCCTCGAGGTACTGGGACTTTGTTGACAAGTGGAAGgcgactcacctgtacACCGCCCCTACTGCCATCCGACTTCTCCGTCGTATGGGCGAAGAGCACGTCAAGAACCATgatctttcttccctccgAGTTCTCGGATCCGTCGGCGAACCCATCAATCCTGAAGCTTGGCACTGGTACAACGACTTTGCGGGTAAAAACCAATGCGCTATTGTCGACACGTATTGGATGACCGAGACTGGATCGATTGCCGTCACCCCTCTTCCCGGAGCTATTAGCACCAAGCCAGGATCTGCCACTTTCCCGTTCTTCGGTATGGACGTGgacatcatcgatcctCAAACTGGAAAGGTTCTCGAGGGTAACGATGTCGAGGGTGTTCTGGTTGCTAAGAAGCCATGGCCGTCACTCGCCAGGACCGTGTTTAGGGACCACAAGAGGTATCTTGAGACCTACATGAAGCCTTACCCTGGTTACTTCTTCTTTGGTGATGGTGCTGCTAGGGACTCAGATGGATACTTGTGGATCAAGGGACGagttgatggtgagtcatccGGGATACCGGCTTGGAGAGTGGCGCTGACCGATACGATGGCTTGTAGATGTCATCAAGTAAGCTCTCATGTGATCTCTGATGTGATGCTGGACCCGTGCTGACCCCTCACAGCGTTTCCGGTCACCGATTGTCAACCGCCGAGGTCGAATCGGCTCTTATCCTCCACAAGGGTGTAGCTGAAACCGCCGTTGTCGGATCGCATGACGATATCACCGGTCAAGCAGTCTACGCCTTTGTTACCATGAAGCCTGAATTCGACCTCCAGGGCACCAAAGAGGCTGATCTCAGCAAGGAGTTGGCTATTCAGGTCAGGAAGGTCATTGGACCATTTGCAGCGCCCAAGAAGATTGTACGTGGATTTGTGCGAACTATCACCCTGTATGCAGACTTGAAGACTGAAGATTCACCCCTCGCAGTTCCTCGTCAGCGATTTGCCCAAGACTCGATCTGGTAAGATTATGCGAAGAAtcttgaggaagatcgtcGCGGGCGAGGGTGATCAACTGGGAGACTTGTCCTCTATCGCGGACCCTGGGGTTGTGG
The nucleotide sequence above comes from Kwoniella newhampshirensis strain CBS 13917 chromosome 8, whole genome shotgun sequence. Encoded proteins:
- a CDS encoding acetyl-coenzyme A synthetase, giving the protein MSATETVASVHHVHPLPDSVPESEDLFAPPPRLKGQDGRPKPHIGPDYKAYLNEWVKTVGPDSDQWWSEKAKECLDWYTPFKTVRAGGFEDGDVQWFPEGTLNASYNCLDRHYYANSDKTAIIYEADEADESREISYGELLRETSRVANVLKSWGVKKGDAVSVYLPMTWQAAAAFLACARVGAVHSAVFAGFSAESLRDRVNDCECRVLITTDEGRRGGKTIATKAIVDAALKDCPLVEHVLVLRRTGNDVPITKGRDKWWDEECAKVPAYCPCEPMSSEDPLFILYTSGSTGKPKGVVHSTAGYLLGAYLTVKYVFDVHSDDKFACMADVGWITGHTYIVYGPLLNGVTTTVFESTPIYPTASRYWDFVDKWKATHLYTAPTAIRLLRRMGEEHVKNHDLSSLRVLGSVGEPINPEAWHWYNDFAGKNQCAIVDTYWMTETGSIAVTPLPGAISTKPGSATFPFFGMDVDIIDPQTGKVLEGNDVEGVLVAKKPWPSLARTVFRDHKRYLETYMKPYPGYFFFGDGAARDSDGYLWIKGRVDGDVSGHRLSTAEVESALILHKGVAETAVVGSHDDITGQAVYAFVTMKPEFDLQGTKEADLSKELAIQVRKVIGPFAAPKKIFLVSDLPKTRSGKIMRRILRKIVAGEGDQLGDLSSIADPGVVDDIKSKVAGGK